A stretch of Lentibacillus sp. JNUCC-1 DNA encodes these proteins:
- a CDS encoding response regulator, translating into MGNKIKVILIDDHKLFREGVKRILEFEPGLEVVAEGEDGSCAPTLVKKHRPDVVLMDINMQNVNGVEATGTLVRSFPNTRVIILSIHDDESYVTHALQTGAQGYLLKEMDAHALVEAIKVVSEGGSYLHPRVTHNLVKEYRRLIRESESVLTATGIEYEKPVHLLTKRECEVLQLLAEGKSNKSAAKALYISEKTIKNHVSNILQKMNATDRTQAVVEAIKKGWVDVI; encoded by the coding sequence ATGGGAAATAAAATTAAAGTAATCCTCATTGATGACCATAAGTTGTTCCGGGAAGGCGTCAAACGCATTCTTGAATTTGAACCCGGACTCGAAGTTGTTGCAGAAGGGGAAGACGGGTCATGCGCCCCCACACTTGTTAAAAAACACCGGCCTGATGTTGTTTTAATGGACATCAATATGCAGAATGTCAATGGAGTGGAGGCTACAGGCACGCTTGTAAGAAGCTTTCCAAACACACGTGTCATCATCTTGTCCATTCATGACGATGAAAGCTATGTCACACATGCTTTGCAGACAGGCGCCCAAGGTTACCTTCTGAAGGAAATGGATGCCCATGCGCTGGTTGAAGCCATCAAAGTAGTCAGCGAAGGCGGTTCATACCTGCATCCGCGCGTAACCCACAACCTCGTTAAAGAATATCGCAGGCTGATTCGGGAGAGCGAATCCGTCTTAACAGCTACCGGCATTGAGTATGAAAAGCCTGTTCATCTATTGACAAAGCGAGAATGTGAAGTCCTGCAGCTGCTTGCTGAGGGCAAGAGTAATAAATCTGCAGCAAAAGCTCTATACATCAGTGAGAAAACCATTAAAAACCATGTCAGCAACATATTACAAAAAATGAACGCAACGGACCGCACACAAGCTGTTGTTGAAGCCATCAAGAAAGGCTGGGTCGATGTTATTTAA
- a CDS encoding helix-turn-helix domain-containing protein, whose product MIGENIKKLRQNRGMSISELAEKAGVAKSYLSSIERNLQKNPSIQFIEKISDVLNVSINVLLKEDQSDEEIDLDADWLALVDEAMHSGVSKEEFKQYLEFMKWRNQQES is encoded by the coding sequence TTGATCGGTGAAAACATCAAAAAATTGCGGCAAAACCGTGGTATGTCAATTTCAGAGTTGGCAGAGAAAGCAGGTGTCGCAAAATCATATCTGAGTTCAATTGAGCGAAATTTACAAAAGAACCCATCGATCCAGTTCATCGAAAAAATAAGCGATGTACTGAACGTATCGATTAATGTACTACTGAAAGAAGATCAGTCTGATGAAGAAATCGATCTTGACGCAGATTGGCTTGCTCTCGTTGACGAGGCTATGCATTCCGGGGTGTCAAAAGAAGAATTTAAACAATACCTCGAATTTATGAAATGGCGCAATCAGCAAGAAAGTTAA
- a CDS encoding DegV family protein, giving the protein MKVAVVTDSTAYLPEEILDRHGIHIVPLSVVFGSDAYREGIDITTEDFYKKVKEAENLPKTSQPSIGEIENKYRELAETYDAVISIHLSSGISGTYQAAVTAGHAVEGIEVYPFDSEISCMAQGFYCIEAARLASDGAEPETITARLDEMKQHMRAYFMVDDLTHLQRGGRLSNAQAFVGSLLQVKPVLHFENKVIVPFEKIRTRKKAIRRIVNMLKEDLSSGETYHIVFIHANNESAAIQLKEEIAEEYPKTENMISYFGPVIGTHLGEGALGICWYKQ; this is encoded by the coding sequence ATGAAAGTAGCTGTTGTGACAGATAGTACAGCATATTTGCCTGAAGAGATCTTAGACCGACATGGCATCCACATCGTTCCACTCAGTGTCGTATTTGGCAGTGATGCCTATCGTGAAGGAATTGATATTACAACAGAAGACTTTTATAAGAAAGTCAAAGAGGCAGAAAATCTGCCTAAAACTTCTCAGCCCTCAATAGGCGAGATTGAAAACAAATATCGTGAGCTGGCTGAGACTTATGATGCAGTTATTTCCATACATTTATCAAGCGGTATCAGCGGCACATACCAGGCGGCGGTCACAGCTGGACATGCAGTCGAAGGAATTGAGGTTTATCCGTTTGATTCAGAAATCAGCTGCATGGCCCAAGGCTTTTATTGTATTGAAGCAGCTCGGCTTGCTTCAGATGGTGCGGAACCCGAAACGATTACGGCGCGCCTTGATGAAATGAAACAGCACATGCGCGCGTATTTTATGGTAGACGATTTAACCCACCTCCAGCGCGGCGGGCGGTTGAGCAACGCTCAGGCATTTGTGGGCAGTCTCCTTCAGGTGAAGCCTGTGCTGCACTTTGAGAATAAGGTCATTGTGCCGTTTGAAAAAATTCGCACCCGCAAAAAGGCAATCAGACGTATTGTGAACATGTTAAAAGAGGATTTGTCGTCTGGGGAAACCTATCACATTGTATTTATTCATGCTAATAACGAGTCAGCAGCTATACAGCTGAAAGAAGAAATCGCTGAGGAATATCCCAAGACAGAAAATATGATCAGTTATTTTGGTCCTGTGATCGGCACGCATTTAGGTGAAGGTGCACTCGGGATCTGCTGGTATAAGCAATAA
- a CDS encoding sensor histidine kinase: protein MVELTKEGILDKVIEEMVEVVESSKDEIFTIGDNARAEYERLVNELEDTKDKVVGLIDDGDDLEKKVRLSRQNLSRVSKHFDQYSENEIRDVYERTHELQTRLAMMRQAEASLRQKRDELERRLQTLYGTIERAETLTRKISVILKYLTDDFQQMNMMLEEAKEKQEFGLKIIEAQEDERRKISREIHDGPAQMLANVLLRSEIVDRTFRSGNLEESLNEIKSMRKMIRSSLYEVRRVIYDLRPMALDDLGLLPTMRKYVDTMAEYNDIEIELTTMGKQERLPQKYEVAFFRLAQEALQNAIKHSAASLIQIKLEINNRFMFLVVKDNGKGFDPNQKKEESFGLIGMRERIDMLEGSFTIESAKGKGTSLIIKVPL from the coding sequence ATGGTCGAGCTGACAAAAGAAGGTATCTTAGACAAGGTTATAGAAGAAATGGTCGAAGTCGTGGAGTCGAGTAAAGATGAGATCTTCACAATTGGAGATAATGCACGTGCCGAATACGAACGACTGGTCAATGAACTTGAAGATACAAAAGACAAAGTTGTCGGATTGATTGATGATGGAGATGATCTCGAAAAGAAAGTGCGTCTGTCTCGCCAGAATCTATCACGGGTAAGTAAGCATTTTGATCAGTATTCAGAGAATGAAATTAGAGATGTATATGAACGCACACATGAACTACAAACCCGCTTGGCGATGATGCGCCAAGCTGAGGCTTCTCTCAGACAAAAACGTGACGAATTGGAACGTCGGTTGCAGACGCTCTACGGGACAATAGAACGTGCGGAGACATTGACCCGAAAAATATCGGTTATTTTAAAATACTTAACAGATGATTTCCAGCAAATGAATATGATGCTTGAAGAAGCGAAAGAAAAACAGGAATTCGGACTTAAAATTATTGAGGCACAAGAGGATGAACGACGAAAGATCTCCAGAGAAATTCATGATGGCCCAGCCCAGATGCTTGCCAATGTCCTCCTCCGATCAGAAATTGTTGACCGTACATTCCGAAGCGGAAATCTTGAGGAGTCTCTAAATGAAATCAAAAGCATGCGTAAAATGATTCGCTCTTCGTTATATGAAGTCCGACGTGTCATTTACGATTTGCGTCCAATGGCGCTGGATGATCTTGGACTCTTACCGACCATGCGGAAGTACGTTGACACCATGGCTGAGTATAATGATATTGAGATTGAGCTCACGACAATGGGCAAACAGGAACGTTTACCGCAGAAATATGAAGTTGCATTTTTTCGTCTTGCACAAGAAGCCTTGCAAAATGCGATCAAACATTCTGCAGCTTCGTTAATTCAAATCAAGCTTGAAATCAATAACCGCTTTATGTTTCTCGTGGTGAAGGATAATGGAAAAGGTTTTGACCCAAATCAGAAGAAGGAAGAATCTTTTGGACTGATTGGCATGCGGGAGCGCATCGATATGCTGGAAGGTTCCTTCACAATTGAATCTGCAAAGGGTAAAGGCACAAGCCTCATCATAAAAGTACCACTCTAA
- the nagA gene encoding N-acetylglucosamine-6-phosphate deacetylase — MLELGEPILIKNADIYVENSQWQHGSILVENGKIAAIKTDTELETPSSVITIDGSGLRIIPGFIDGHIHGAAGSDVMDATEEALDAMAKALPEEGTTSFLATTITQSPENIERALENIASYQNKPGQAQMIGAHLEGPFIEVSKKGAQPEKYIMKPDLDVFNKWQTLSGNNIKTITMAPEHDEDGSFIKALFEKGINISAGHTGADYADLKTAVSYGVRQLTHICNAMNGIHHREIGAVGAAFLLEELRAELIADGVHVVPEMMQLIYDNVGSERLILITDAMRAKCLQPGDYELGGQPVKVTSDRAMLENGSLAGSILKLRDGAKNMLKLAGATIEDVVEMASANPAKQINMYDRKGRIFVGGDADLLLVGEDLNIHYTISGGAIAFKEE; from the coding sequence ATTTTGGAACTTGGAGAACCGATTTTAATTAAAAATGCGGACATCTATGTGGAAAACAGCCAGTGGCAGCACGGTTCAATCCTTGTTGAAAACGGCAAAATTGCAGCAATTAAGACCGATACTGAACTGGAAACACCTTCATCTGTGATAACCATTGATGGGAGCGGGTTACGCATTATACCAGGGTTTATTGACGGTCACATCCATGGTGCTGCAGGCAGCGATGTTATGGATGCGACAGAAGAAGCGCTCGATGCAATGGCGAAAGCGCTGCCTGAAGAAGGCACCACCAGCTTTTTGGCAACGACGATCACACAATCACCCGAAAATATTGAACGGGCACTGGAAAACATTGCATCGTATCAAAACAAACCTGGTCAAGCCCAGATGATTGGCGCACACTTGGAAGGCCCTTTTATAGAAGTGAGCAAAAAAGGTGCTCAGCCTGAAAAGTATATTATGAAACCTGATCTGGATGTGTTTAACAAGTGGCAAACACTCTCCGGAAACAACATCAAAACCATTACAATGGCACCAGAACATGATGAAGATGGTTCGTTTATCAAGGCTTTATTTGAAAAAGGCATTAATATTTCAGCAGGGCATACCGGGGCAGACTACGCTGATCTGAAAACAGCTGTCTCTTACGGTGTGCGTCAGTTGACACATATCTGCAACGCCATGAACGGGATTCACCACAGAGAAATTGGCGCAGTCGGGGCCGCCTTTCTTCTTGAAGAGCTGCGTGCTGAACTCATTGCGGACGGTGTTCATGTGGTTCCGGAAATGATGCAGTTGATTTATGACAACGTCGGCAGTGAACGACTCATTCTGATCACAGATGCCATGCGAGCCAAGTGTTTACAGCCGGGAGACTATGAGCTGGGCGGCCAGCCTGTCAAGGTCACTTCTGACAGAGCGATGCTTGAAAACGGCTCACTTGCCGGAAGTATTCTGAAGCTGCGTGACGGGGCTAAAAATATGCTGAAACTGGCTGGCGCAACGATTGAGGATGTCGTTGAAATGGCCTCAGCCAACCCTGCCAAACAAATTAATATGTATGATCGAAAAGGGCGCATTTTTGTCGGAGGAGACGCAGATCTCCTGCTGGTTGGTGAGGATTTGAACATACATTATACAATTAGCGGCGGAGCGATCGCTTTCAAGGAGGAATAG
- a CDS encoding VanZ family protein, translated as MRRWIYWVFPAVWMGVIFYASSQPYEQQDIKPFMSDTFDLSFLEPMLTHFQLTYHQSEVSVQALGVDGFIEFFIRKGAHFGVFFVLALLVYIALKKTTALYFSGQLAVSFVWAVAYAGIDEWHQSFTSNRTPISEMF; from the coding sequence ATGAGGAGATGGATCTACTGGGTATTTCCTGCTGTCTGGATGGGGGTTATTTTCTATGCTTCTTCACAACCATATGAGCAGCAGGACATTAAACCTTTCATGTCAGATACGTTTGATCTTTCTTTTTTGGAGCCGATGCTTACTCATTTTCAGCTTACCTATCATCAATCAGAGGTAAGTGTACAGGCATTGGGTGTGGACGGATTTATCGAGTTCTTTATCAGAAAAGGCGCACACTTTGGTGTGTTTTTTGTGTTGGCTTTGCTTGTTTACATTGCTTTGAAGAAAACGACCGCACTTTATTTCAGCGGACAGCTCGCTGTGTCATTTGTCTGGGCCGTTGCATACGCTGGAATAGATGAATGGCATCAAAGCTTCACGAGTAACAGAACACCTATTTCGGAGATGTTCTAA
- the nagB gene encoding glucosamine-6-phosphate deaminase, which produces MELIRVKDYEEMSAKACELVKELMNTVQSPVLGLATGSTPEGLYEKLIHTYENGAISFSNTKTFNLDEYVGLTKEDPNSYHYYMTEKLFKHVDLKEGNAHLPDGAAEDKSQACEDYERLIKSAGAIDLQLLGLGMNGHIGFNEPGTDFKSRTHIVTLDESTRQANARFFNSMDEVPTEAITMGIQSIMEARRVVLLVSGEKKAEALASLVNGEVTETFPASILQQHSDAVIIADEGACSQLR; this is translated from the coding sequence ATGGAATTAATCCGGGTGAAGGATTATGAAGAAATGAGCGCTAAAGCTTGTGAGTTGGTTAAAGAATTGATGAACACAGTTCAATCGCCTGTGCTGGGACTCGCCACAGGGTCCACACCTGAGGGACTTTATGAGAAACTTATCCATACATATGAAAATGGAGCTATATCGTTCTCGAATACAAAGACTTTTAATCTTGATGAATATGTCGGTCTTACAAAAGAAGATCCGAATAGTTATCATTATTATATGACTGAAAAACTGTTCAAACATGTTGATTTGAAAGAAGGTAATGCCCACCTGCCAGATGGTGCTGCAGAAGACAAGTCCCAGGCATGTGAAGATTATGAAAGACTGATCAAATCAGCCGGAGCGATTGATCTGCAACTTCTGGGTCTAGGGATGAATGGTCATATCGGATTTAACGAGCCCGGCACCGACTTTAAGAGCAGAACGCATATTGTGACGCTCGATGAGTCGACACGCCAAGCAAACGCACGTTTTTTTAATTCAATGGATGAAGTGCCAACTGAAGCGATAACGATGGGGATCCAATCGATTATGGAAGCCCGCCGTGTTGTATTGCTGGTTTCTGGAGAGAAAAAAGCAGAAGCACTGGCAAGTTTGGTGAACGGGGAAGTGACCGAAACCTTCCCGGCATCTATTTTGCAACAGCATTCAGATGCTGTGATTATTGCTGATGAAGGTGCCTGTTCACAATTGCGGTGA
- a CDS encoding YigZ family protein: MLSSYFTVNKNGSSEQVIQKSRFIGYVRRVETEEEAAEFIQSIKKKHHDATHNCSAYMIGENDQIQKANDDGEPSGTAGVPMLEVLKKMGLKDTAVVVTRYFGGIKLGGGGLIRAYGSTTSQAIRETGIVKRELTQGVSVTVDYPLLGKLENVLRQSDHFLKDIHYLEQVEFIVYVAIGEEQAFIDWITDLTSDQAVLKTIDQMYMEFPVTDK, encoded by the coding sequence ATGTTATCGAGTTATTTTACAGTAAACAAAAACGGCAGCTCAGAACAAGTCATTCAAAAGTCACGCTTCATCGGATATGTTCGGCGTGTGGAAACCGAAGAAGAAGCTGCTGAATTCATTCAATCAATCAAAAAAAAGCACCACGATGCCACACATAATTGTTCAGCTTATATGATCGGAGAAAATGATCAAATTCAAAAAGCAAACGATGATGGCGAACCCAGCGGAACAGCGGGAGTCCCTATGCTTGAAGTCCTGAAAAAGATGGGCCTGAAAGATACGGCGGTCGTCGTTACGCGTTACTTCGGCGGTATCAAACTAGGGGGAGGGGGATTAATTCGTGCATACGGCAGCACGACATCCCAAGCCATTAGAGAAACAGGCATCGTCAAGCGGGAGCTCACGCAAGGTGTATCTGTCACAGTCGATTATCCGCTGCTCGGAAAACTTGAAAACGTTCTGCGCCAATCAGATCATTTCCTTAAAGATATTCATTATCTCGAACAAGTTGAGTTCATCGTTTATGTAGCAATTGGTGAGGAGCAAGCTTTTATCGATTGGATAACAGACCTGACGAGTGATCAGGCTGTACTTAAAACCATAGATCAAATGTATATGGAGTTCCCTGTAACCGATAAATGA
- a CDS encoding DEAD/DEAH box helicase: MSFQSKPHLPSTLHLRELSIKFAGKLLLRDELNLITSDIELLISQGCLQPLPSFEHRLTGPECARCGNRKNSLIGHLSCASCGEEHIYCRKCIEMGRVLACQPLYAWAGAEADWPTHPAPCTWTGELTQAQQQAADSVASAIQTRMPELLIWAVCGAGKTEMLFPGITQALQLGLRICIATPRADVVRELKPRIQKAFAEIPVQALYGGSPEREASAQLILATTHQLLRFKSAFDVMIIDEIDAFPFHADPSLPFAANRAKKSVCTTIYLTATPRTQQQRLLTNNKLPHVFVPTRYHGHPLPVPSMHMTFQLQKNLRENRLSQTCVQWMRNRDNMDRQLLIFVPAIALADNLVESVRELFLKEGWIEENAQVCAVHSEDPNRTEKVERFRQKKLKVIITTTILERGVTFPSVDVMVLNAGHEVFDEAALVQIAGRAGRSSDDPYGEVVFFHDGKTDAMVQAIRHIRLMNEREGWRS; the protein is encoded by the coding sequence ATGTCCTTCCAATCCAAGCCTCATTTACCTTCGACTCTGCATCTTCGTGAGCTTTCTATTAAGTTTGCCGGTAAGTTGCTGCTGCGTGATGAGTTGAATCTGATTACGTCCGATATTGAATTATTGATCAGCCAAGGTTGCCTTCAGCCCCTCCCTTCTTTTGAACATCGGTTAACAGGGCCAGAGTGCGCCCGCTGCGGCAACCGGAAAAACTCGCTTATTGGCCATTTGTCTTGTGCTAGTTGTGGAGAAGAGCATATCTATTGCCGGAAATGCATTGAGATGGGCCGAGTGCTTGCCTGTCAGCCCCTCTATGCATGGGCAGGCGCCGAAGCAGATTGGCCGACACATCCGGCTCCATGTACATGGACAGGAGAACTCACACAAGCTCAGCAGCAAGCGGCTGATTCCGTTGCCTCGGCCATACAAACCAGGATGCCGGAGCTTTTGATTTGGGCGGTATGTGGTGCCGGCAAAACTGAAATGCTCTTTCCGGGAATTACGCAAGCTTTGCAGCTGGGTTTGCGGATTTGTATCGCGACTCCCCGAGCTGATGTGGTCAGAGAACTGAAGCCTCGTATACAAAAAGCTTTTGCTGAAATTCCCGTTCAAGCTTTATATGGCGGCAGTCCTGAAAGGGAGGCGTCTGCTCAGCTTATACTGGCTACCACCCATCAATTGCTTCGATTTAAGTCGGCTTTTGACGTTATGATTATTGATGAAATTGATGCCTTTCCCTTCCATGCTGATCCATCGCTCCCATTTGCAGCAAACCGAGCAAAGAAATCTGTCTGTACAACGATCTATTTAACAGCCACTCCCCGAACACAGCAACAGCGTTTGCTCACCAATAACAAACTGCCCCATGTGTTTGTCCCAACCCGTTACCATGGTCATCCCTTACCCGTTCCTAGTATGCACATGACTTTTCAGCTTCAAAAAAACCTTCGCGAAAATCGTTTGTCTCAAACTTGTGTCCAGTGGATGCGGAATCGTGACAACATGGACAGACAGTTGCTCATATTTGTTCCCGCCATTGCCTTGGCAGACAATCTCGTTGAGTCCGTTAGAGAATTGTTTTTGAAAGAAGGCTGGATTGAGGAGAACGCTCAAGTGTGCGCCGTTCATTCCGAAGATCCGAATCGAACAGAAAAAGTAGAACGCTTTCGCCAAAAAAAGCTCAAAGTCATCATTACCACCACCATACTGGAAAGAGGGGTAACTTTCCCTTCTGTAGATGTGATGGTTCTTAATGCAGGCCACGAGGTTTTTGATGAAGCTGCTCTTGTTCAAATTGCCGGACGAGCCGGGCGAAGTTCAGATGATCCGTATGGTGAGGTCGTGTTTTTTCACGATGGGAAGACCGATGCAATGGTCCAGGCCATTCGCCATATCCGCCTGATGAATGAGCGGGAAGGGTGGCGATCATGA